ATGACGCCGGTGTACGACGCCCTGCGGCTGCCGAAGGGCCCGAGTTTCGGGATGAAGACGACGCTCCTCTGCCCCTTCATCTATCTCGCCCACTTCGAGCTCGCGACGACGCCCGCGGGCGTGGCGGAACTGGCGGCGAGCCGGATCGATCCCGAGCTGCTCCGCCTTTGTGTCGGCACCGAGCCCGCGGAGGAAATCATCGGCGCGCTCGCCGAAGCCCTCGCCGCCGGAGGCCGGACGTCAGACGTCAGATGTCAGACGTCGGAGGTCAGAAGCCTGAAGCCTGAAGCCTGAGGCCGGAAGCCAGAGGCCAGACGTCAGACGTCAGATGTCAGATGTCGGAAGCCAGAGGCCGGAGGCCTGAAGCCAGATGTCAGATGTCGGAAGCCTGAACCCAGAAGCCTGAATCCAGAGGACAGAGGACGGCCAGATGGCAGAAGCCAGAGGCCAACCGACGAAGTCCCAAGACCTGCCCCTTCTTCCGTTTTCGCGCAGCGAAAACGGAAGCCGGAAGCTCAGGGCGCGATGCGGCGGACGAGGTTCATCAGCGGGATGACCTCGGGGGCGACGCTGGCGGACGGCTGCACCCAGTCGCTATAGAGCAACTCGGGGAGGCTGTAGCTCGTGTTGTAGAGAACGAAGTTCGCAGCGTCGTCGCGGGAGATGTGACCCGCCTTGACCGTCGCGCCAGCGTAGAGACCGACCGAGCGGGAGTAGGCCAGGATCGGCGCCTCGAGGATTTCCTTGTTATAGGCTTCCTTCATCGCGGCTTTCGGGCCGGCGACCGCCTTGACGTCAGCGCCGATGTTGAAGCGCTGATTGAACAGCAGCTTCGGGATGGCGGGATCGGTCACCACGAAGATGCTCTCGACGGCGTTGGCGCCCAACTGCAGGCCGAGGCTCGCTTCACCGGCGCGGATGACAACCGGAACGCTCCAGGTGTTGTCGTCGCGACGGACCATGATGACGCCGTAGCCGTCCTTCACGCCGAGGAACACGCCGGCCTTGAACTGGTTGAGAATGATGAGGGCCTTGGCGCGCTGGAGAATCTGCGGCGGGATGGCCGTCTCCGGGCGGCTCTGGAACTGCTGGAGGACCGCCTCGCAGGACTCGACCCGCTGGACGATCTCGGTCCGCGTCTGATTG
The Opitutus sp. ER46 genome window above contains:
- a CDS encoding lipid-binding SYLF domain-containing protein, which gives rise to MKKLLMLSLVTLFAAGFARANQTRTEIVQRVESCEAVLQQFQSRPETAIPPQILQRAKALIILNQFKAGVFLGVKDGYGVIMVRRDDNTWSVPVVIRAGEASLGLQLGANAVESIFVVTDPAIPKLLFNQRFNIGADVKAVAGPKAAMKEAYNKEILEAPILAYSRSVGLYAGATVKAGHISRDDAANFVLYNTSYSLPELLYSDWVQPSASVAPEVIPLMNLVRRIAP